Proteins from a single region of Abyssalbus ytuae:
- a CDS encoding patatin-like phospholipase family protein yields the protein MRALVISGGGSKGAFAGGVAQYLIEELKNNYQLYLGTSTGSLLVSHLALNKIEKIKEVYTSVNNDSIFSLCPFTVKHQYGTQNIGINHINVIRNFIKGGKTFGESYNLKKLIRNTFTKDEFLQLKHSSKDIIVTVSNLTLNQVEYKSINDFNYEDFCDWIWISCNYTPFMSLVRKEGCEYADGGLGVMVPIEEAIKRGATTVDAIILQTEITQLNRMPSKNAFSLLTSMFNFMLDRIEHQNIRIGKYVASHSDAIINFYYTPTVLTTNSLIFNKEKMSKWWETGYEFAKFKNQELSQLEI from the coding sequence GTGAGAGCACTCGTTATTTCCGGAGGGGGAAGCAAAGGGGCATTTGCAGGTGGTGTGGCACAATATCTTATTGAAGAACTTAAAAATAATTATCAGTTATACCTGGGAACTTCAACAGGAAGCTTATTAGTTTCACATTTGGCATTAAATAAGATCGAAAAAATCAAAGAAGTATATACTTCTGTCAATAATGACAGTATCTTCAGCCTTTGCCCGTTTACCGTTAAGCACCAGTATGGTACACAAAATATAGGAATCAATCATATTAATGTAATTAGGAATTTTATTAAAGGAGGTAAAACTTTTGGTGAAAGCTATAATTTGAAAAAATTGATAAGAAATACTTTTACCAAAGATGAATTTTTACAATTGAAACATTCATCCAAAGATATTATAGTAACCGTTTCTAACTTAACCTTAAACCAGGTAGAATATAAATCTATTAACGATTTTAATTATGAAGATTTTTGTGATTGGATATGGATTTCATGTAATTATACTCCCTTTATGTCGTTAGTAAGAAAGGAAGGGTGTGAATATGCCGATGGAGGACTGGGAGTGATGGTACCCATTGAAGAAGCAATAAAACGCGGAGCAACAACGGTAGATGCTATCATTTTACAAACCGAGATTACACAATTAAACAGGATGCCGTCTAAAAATGCTTTTTCATTGCTTACCAGTATGTTTAATTTTATGCTGGACAGAATAGAACATCAAAATATAAGAATAGGAAAATACGTGGCATCACATTCTGATGCCATTATTAACTTTTATTATACCCCCACCGTTTTAACTACAAATTCACTTATATTTAATAAGGAAAAAATGTCTAAATGGTGGGAAACAGGATATGAGTTTGCAAAATTTAAAAATCAGGAATTAAGTCAGTTAGAAATATAA
- a CDS encoding patatin-like phospholipase family protein, with the protein MRALVISGGGSKGAFAGGVAQYLMQEQNKDYDIFVGTSTGSLLIPHLANGNIQKVYDIYTTVNQRKIFSNNPFVVRKRNNKEYVAINHLNVVWQLIKRKRTFGESKNLRRNIKRNFSEGEFNLLKEKEKEVVVTVSNLSKNRVEYKSINDFSYDDFCDWIWISCNYVPFMSLAKKNGYEYADGGFGSVVPIREAIRRGATEVDAIILEAENMEYNKVLGKNPFSLMVNLFGFVLDQLEYHDLVEGRLAAINKDVKLTTFFTPTRLTENSLYFNKKLMTEWWQQGFDYAKEKIKKDTIRLNKNIDLAG; encoded by the coding sequence ATGCGTGCATTAGTAATAAGCGGAGGAGGAAGCAAAGGCGCTTTTGCGGGTGGAGTTGCCCAATACCTCATGCAGGAACAGAACAAGGATTATGATATATTTGTGGGTACTTCTACCGGCAGTTTGCTCATACCCCATTTAGCCAACGGTAACATACAAAAAGTATATGATATATATACCACTGTAAACCAGCGAAAAATATTCAGCAATAATCCTTTTGTGGTAAGAAAACGGAATAATAAAGAATATGTGGCCATCAATCATTTAAATGTAGTGTGGCAGTTAATAAAAAGGAAAAGGACTTTTGGAGAAAGTAAAAATCTGCGAAGGAATATAAAGAGGAATTTTAGTGAAGGAGAGTTTAATTTGCTGAAAGAAAAAGAAAAAGAAGTGGTAGTAACCGTTTCTAATCTTTCCAAAAACAGGGTAGAGTATAAATCCATTAACGATTTTTCGTATGATGACTTTTGCGACTGGATATGGATATCCTGTAACTACGTTCCCTTTATGTCCCTGGCCAAAAAAAACGGATATGAGTATGCCGATGGCGGATTTGGTTCGGTAGTTCCTATCCGGGAAGCCATAAGACGTGGTGCTACCGAGGTTGATGCTATTATTCTTGAAGCAGAGAATATGGAATACAATAAAGTACTTGGTAAAAATCCGTTTTCTTTAATGGTAAACCTTTTTGGTTTTGTGCTGGACCAGTTAGAATATCATGACCTGGTAGAAGGAAGGCTGGCAGCTATAAATAAAGATGTTAAGCTTACTACTTTTTTTACCCCCACGAGGCTCACCGAAAACTCGTTGTACTTTAACAAAAAGCTTATGACCGAATGGTGGCAGCAGGGCTTTGATTATGCCAAAGAAAAAATTAAAAAAGACACAATTCGCTTAAATAAAAATATAGACCTGGCAGGGTAG